A section of the Neorhizobium galegae bv. orientalis str. HAMBI 540 genome encodes:
- a CDS encoding formate--tetrahydrofolate ligase: MAEVRSDIEIARAAKKKPIAEIGAKLGIPVEALAPYGHDKAKVGAEFIASLSGKKDGKLILVTAINPTPAGEGKTTTTVGLGDGLNRIGKRAVICVREPSLGPCFGVKGGAAGGGYAQVIPMEDINLHFTGDFHAITSAHNLLSTMIDNHIYWGNAENIDTRRISWRRVMDMNDRALRQTVVSLGGVANGFPRESGFDITVASEVMAILCLAADLKDLERRLGDIVIGYRFDRSPVFARDLKADKAMTVLLKDAMQPNLVQTLENNPAFVHGGPFANIAHGCNSVIATRTALKLGDYVVTEAGFGADLGAEKFFDIKCRKAGLKPDAAVIVATVRALKMNGGVKKEGLGRENVEALKRGAANLGRHIANVRKFGVPVVVAINHFTSDTEDEIAAVKDYVARHGADAILCRHWAEGSAGIEELANKVVELAEGGQAKFQPLYPDHLPLLEKIEIIASKIYHAGEVTTDRGVRDQLKAWEEQGYGDLPICIAKTQYSFSTDPALRGAPEGHVVHVREVRLSAGAGFVVAITGEIMTMPGLPRVPSAERIFLNEDGFVEGLF; encoded by the coding sequence ATGGCAGAGGTCAGATCCGACATCGAAATCGCCCGTGCCGCGAAAAAGAAGCCGATCGCGGAGATCGGCGCGAAGCTGGGGATTCCCGTCGAGGCGCTTGCTCCCTATGGCCACGACAAGGCGAAGGTTGGGGCGGAGTTCATCGCGTCGCTTTCGGGAAAGAAGGACGGGAAGCTCATCCTCGTGACCGCCATCAACCCGACGCCGGCGGGTGAGGGGAAGACAACCACTACCGTGGGCCTCGGCGACGGGCTGAACCGGATCGGAAAGAGGGCCGTCATCTGCGTGCGCGAGCCGTCGCTTGGCCCCTGTTTCGGGGTCAAGGGCGGGGCGGCCGGCGGCGGGTATGCGCAGGTCATTCCGATGGAAGACATCAACCTGCATTTCACCGGCGATTTCCACGCCATCACGTCCGCCCATAACCTGCTGTCGACGATGATCGACAACCATATCTACTGGGGCAATGCCGAGAACATCGATACGCGGCGGATCAGCTGGCGGCGGGTGATGGACATGAACGACCGGGCGTTGCGCCAGACGGTCGTCTCGCTCGGCGGCGTCGCCAACGGCTTTCCGCGCGAGAGCGGTTTCGACATCACCGTCGCCTCGGAGGTGATGGCGATCCTGTGCCTGGCGGCCGACCTCAAGGACCTCGAAAGGCGGCTCGGCGACATCGTCATTGGTTACCGGTTCGACCGCTCGCCGGTGTTTGCCCGCGACCTCAAGGCCGACAAGGCGATGACGGTGCTGCTGAAGGACGCGATGCAGCCGAACCTGGTGCAGACGCTGGAAAACAATCCGGCCTTCGTGCATGGCGGGCCGTTTGCCAATATCGCCCATGGCTGCAATTCGGTGATCGCCACGCGCACGGCGCTGAAGCTCGGCGACTATGTGGTGACGGAAGCAGGTTTCGGGGCCGATCTCGGTGCCGAAAAGTTCTTCGACATCAAGTGCCGCAAGGCGGGGCTGAAGCCGGATGCGGCCGTCATCGTCGCCACGGTGCGGGCATTGAAGATGAACGGCGGGGTGAAAAAAGAGGGTCTGGGCCGGGAGAATGTCGAGGCGCTGAAGCGCGGCGCGGCCAATCTCGGCCGCCACATCGCCAATGTGCGGAAATTCGGCGTGCCGGTCGTCGTCGCCATCAACCATTTCACTTCGGATACGGAGGATGAGATCGCCGCCGTCAAGGATTACGTGGCGCGGCACGGCGCAGATGCCATCCTCTGCCGGCACTGGGCTGAGGGTTCCGCGGGCATCGAGGAGCTTGCCAACAAGGTGGTCGAGCTTGCCGAGGGCGGCCAGGCAAAATTCCAGCCGCTCTATCCCGATCACCTGCCGCTCCTCGAAAAGATCGAGATCATCGCCTCGAAGATCTATCACGCCGGTGAAGTCACCACCGACCGGGGCGTGCGCGACCAGCTGAAGGCCTGGGAGGAGCAGGGTTATGGCGACCTGCCGATCTGCATCGCCAAGACGCAGTATTCCTTCTCGACCGACCCCGCCCTGCGCGGCGCGCCGGAGGGGCATGTGGTGCATGTGCGCGAGGTGCGGCTCTCGGCCGGCGCCGGTTTTGTCGTCGCGATCACCGGCGAAATCATGACCATGCCCGGACTGCCGCGCGTGCCGTCTGCGGAACGCATCTTTCTGAACGAGGATGGGTTCGTGGAGGGGCTCTTCTGA